A stretch of the Perca flavescens isolate YP-PL-M2 chromosome 10, PFLA_1.0, whole genome shotgun sequence genome encodes the following:
- the LOC114562385 gene encoding trichohyalin, whose product MEDHKTSSDVMSTGSSSVIVVTNSMLTELEHSAHSTLHFDSYLRNRIRELERSERSLLLQLYQLASASHLPSMQHSQRLDQRLHMLREEVRTMTQDKERGERVWRDRLQRCQRQLKAKEEEMSRQSQYFENYKTQLQHKLSLARDREQSLQNRIYTLEKQLVDMTVSAATGMATISAVRFTAETVTHWEEQGRLPPMRGEGEGEEEKKEERRRQWQPSVGIEREGGRGVEKEIQGGRVKDPKQNSNEARLQGFILSLQEDLRVLLEREEDGMTERRGLVEQLQEAQENSHFLGCKVEEMKAEVHQLKLSENSLMEEVEELKEENHRLQQSLTDASNQTSTVPEFTYLGPGSSTLSYTTAMGLSSVGSSGEEHLMSAEGTGQPHSSAVPPVHHQATAEIMQNNTEDYSSSAKSETPSKIFRHLGSKTNPSLQSLSLTTETLDEFKLGTWCSKGMVNLEESPSEESDALRDAYRSLGLGEDLEALQDQRDRLEVSLEHIQEQLQRMAQENTQLKLQLRKEEQEAEAEQGSSREKISLLPTSVGAEDNTILAFAQDDLVQALNRENRALADRIQELLAHIELRDEELKRKQTQLREHISELEADRVRLEQDNQEQECLITELNKKTEDDLNTIMELQQRLLESEQRTEESQVGKELGGFQLKSESTAAILGHFQQKNLEEYGDSLVESGLKEEEPQLVSSQQPDDLSAASALGSQNVNHYDPLQNSLQSSLHVSSLTDQVGQLTKSVQSLKTEEEELSGCIKALREQQREVALSVQTQTEVKQQLTRAVWGLKEEKDSISQSLAGLKQEREQLTRTVRGLKDERDQFKRSMGSLKEETESLSGLEREKEKLLESLSSGKEERDQIMQSLHRLQKESDQLSQMVILLKQERDKLTDSLKCLKEQRDKEPSQEDRDKLVKSVSSLREDEERIEHSISCLKQEEKQIKLLLQGLREERNSLPVALPSQTQTEGRNQKQHLLNPNSAVTTKKTETLDGTGAAQRSLTHDHRESSAQTKRLHSELCQSEVRREEAERKSAQAAEKVVRLTDVANQMEETRKENDSLITQVKELQSKLTGLVREKTDALSLKAQIEEQYNILTAQLKAKTVALEELNSEYIALKRGQSSKDDLSAVLILLRTRYNDIRAKYDALLKKRSQTDLEIAPLKAKLSCLVAKCQERNSLLVQMMKAMHRRGCVDSTLTQQVEQLLSDAALQDYTAAFTPGSSGKTQDYGTGFTPGFISKFQDYASGFTPDQTCSTISPLVNQQHQNGLTSESGVNCRELKSDKHTSLITAKSTTNREDCSSEVTHAPTGPLKKNSPVPTSAVDEHARVQATPSPVPALKERFINNTAQLSASASGPEKFGFHHQDRKGKSSPDPPSSTRSSLSPTPRSSSTPVSPSRRLSSPEKIINLQEQLQKTLMSSYQDPVNRGRGQQPRRSLSFSAPADLRPASQTKKQGLGSNIPHINSLPVSAAASQAKHTPAAMTTNKSTTLFNAVASRSANVAFSPNMFTNQHFKADTSKATISALSSASNFPFATMAPCKAKSTSSSHINVTTSPKLTLKTTAIPDISDAKHTASTPLTLRTTTFDSGVLICSDTDPKTTASDTTAPNISTYSEANCSNMLSKTDGAAPAFHGLVFAASCTQPAHCSPERSNKSARKSTAALEKTKTARPKPEAPAEVRSVEVIKTVGQSSLMIGWERPPLDELGCSNGTFVYGYRVFVDGDFHKSVMSSACTKCILENVDLSVPVHISVQTLGSNGLSSNFVHTMYRTSVRTEHHCLSVS is encoded by the exons GAGGAGGAGATGAGTCGCCAGTCCCAGTACTTTGAGAATTATAAAACCCAACTCCAGCACAAGCTCAGCCTGGCCcgggacagagagcagagcctACAGAACCGGATCTACACTTTAGAAAAACAGCTAGTGGACATGACTGTGAGTGCCGCCACTGGCATGGCAACAATCAGTGCAGTCAGATTTACTGCCGAGACTGTAACACACTGGGAAGAACAAGGGAGGCTGCCTCCCATGAGAGGAGAGggtgaaggagaggaggagaaaaaggaggagaggaggaggcaaTGGCAGCCAAGTGTGGGAATTGAGAGGGAAGGAGGGCGAGGAGTTGAGAAAGAAATACAGGGGGGGAGAGTTAAAGACCCAAAACAAAACTCAAATGAAGCCAGGCTGCAGGGCTTCATCCTGAGCCTGCAGGAGGATCTCAGGGTGCTgctggagagagaggaggatgggatGACAGAGCGGAGGGGACTGGTGGAGCAGCTCCAGGAGGCCCAGGAGAACAGCCACTTCCTAGGCTGCAAGGTGGAGGAGATGAAGGCAGAGGTGCACCAGCTGAAGCTGTCTGAAAACTCCTTGATGGAGGAGGTTGAAGAGCTGAAAGAGGAGAACCACAGACTCCAGCAGAGTCTTACCGACGCATCTAACCAAACATCCACGGTGCCTGAGTTCACATACCTGGGTCCTGGGTCCAGCACTCTCTCCTATACCACTGCCATGGGACTTTCCTCAGTGGGGAGTTCTGGAGAG GAACATCTTATGTCGGCTGAGGGAACAGGCCAGCCTCATTCCTCTGCAGTTCCACCTGTTCACCACCAGGCCACAGCAGAGATCATGCAGAATAACACAGAGGATTACTCCTCATCTGCCAAATCAGAAACTCCATCTAAAATCTTTCGCCACCTCGGTTCCAAAACCAACCCAAGCCTCCAGTCACTCTCCCTTACTACAGAGACACTAGATGAGTTTAAACTGGGGACCTGGTGCTCCAAAGGGATGGTAAACCTGGAGGAAAGCCCTAGTGAGGAATCTGATGCCCTTAGGGACGCCTACAGGAGCTTGGGGTTGGGGGAGGATCTTGAAGCACTTCAAGATCAACGTGACCGGCTGGAGGTCTCTCTGGAGCACATACAGGAGCAGCTGCAGAGGATGGCTCAAGAGAATACACAACTGAAATTACAACTCAGGAAAGAGGAACAAGAAGCAGAGGcggagcaggggtcttcaagaGAAAAG ATTAGCCTACTACCCACCAGTGTTGGAGCTGAAGATAACACCATTCTCGCCTTCGCCCAGGACGATCTCGTCCAGGCCCTGAATCGGGAGAACCGGGCCTTGGCAGACCGGATCCAGGAGCTTCTGGCTCACATTGAGCTCAGAGATGAGGAGCTCAAGAGGAAGCAAACACAGCTGAGGGAGCATATCTCCGAGCTGGAGGCAGACAGAGTCAGGCTGGAGCAGGACAACCAGGAACAAGAGTGTTTGATTACTGAACTCAACAAGAAGACTGAGGATGATCTTAATACCATCATGGAGCTACAGCAAAGGTTACTGGAGAGTGAACAGCGTACGGAGGAATCACAGGTTGGCAAGGAACTTGGTGGATTTCAATTGAAAAGTGAATCTACAGCTGCAATATTAGGACATTTTCAACAGAAGAACCTAGAAGAATATGGGGACAGTTTGGTGGAAAGTGGGCTAAAAGAGGAAGAACCACAGTTGGTGTCCAGTCAACAACCAGACGATTTGAGTGCAGCTTCTGCACTTGGTTCTCAAAATGTTAATCACTATGATCCGTTGCAGAATAGCCTGCAAAGCAGTCTGCATGTTAGTTCACTGACTGATCaagtgggccagctgaccaagTCTGTCCAGAGTCTCAAAACCGAAGAAGAGGAACTGTCAGGCTGCATAAAGGCTCTCagggagcagcagagagaagtaGCTCTTTCAGtccaaacacagacagaagtgAAACAGCAGTTAACCCGGGCAGTTTGGGGACTGAAAGAGGAGAAAGACAGTATCTCTCAGTCTCTGGCTGGTCTCAaacaagagagagagcagcTTACCAGGACAGTCCGTGGGCTTAAGGATGAGAGAGACCAGTTTAAACGATCTATGGGTAGCCTGAAAGAGGAGACAGAGTCTTTATCTGGTCtcgaaagagagaaagagaaactgtTAGAATCTCTCTCAAGtggaaaagaagagagagatcAAATCATGCAGTCACTGCACCGTTTACAGAAAGAGAGTGACCAGTTAAGCCAGATGGTGATCCTTTTGAAACAAGAGAGGGACAAACTAACTGATTCCCTTAAGTGTCTGAAGGAACAGAGAGACAAGGAACCTTCACAAGAAGACCGGGACAAGTTAGTAAAATCAGTTAGCAGTTTGAGAGAAGATGAAGAACGAATTGAACATTCAATCAGTTGTTTGAAACAGGAAGAAAAGCAGATAAAGCTGTTACTTCAAGGCTTAAGAGAGGAAAGAAACAGCCTCCCCGTGGCTCTGCCCAGCCAAACACAAACAGAGGGGAGGAATCAGAAGCAGCATCTGCTGAATCCAAACAGTGCTGTTACCACAAAGAAGACTGAGACTCTTGATGGAACAGGAGCTGCACAAAGATCTCTGACTCATGACCACAGGGAAAGCTCTGCACAG ACCAAGAGGCTGCACAGTGAATTGTGTCAATCAGAAGTCAGGagggaggaggcagagagaaagtCAGCCCAAGCAGCTGAGAAGGTGGTGAGGCTGACAGATGTAGCCAATCAAATGGAAGAAACCAGAAAGGAAAATGACAGCCTCATAACGCAG GTGAAGGAGCTGCAGAGCAAACTGACAGGCCTGGTCAGGGAGAAGACTGATGCTTTGTCACTCAAGGCACAAATAGAGGAGCAATACAACATCCTTACAGCTCAGCTCAAGGCTAAG ACGGTGGCTCTAGAGGAGCTCAACTCAGAGTATATTGCTCTAAAACGAGGGCAGAGCAGCAAGGATGATCTGAGTGCTGTTCTCATCTTACTCAGGACACGTTACAACGACATCAGAGCTAAG tATGATGCACTCCTGAAAAAGAGGAGCCAGACGGATCTGGAAATAGCTCCTTTAAAG GCCAAGCTGTCTTGCCTGGTGGCGAAGTGTCAGGAGAGGAACAGCTTGTTGGTTCAGATGATGAAGGCCATGCACAGACGAGGCTGTGTGGACTCTACACTCACGCAGCAGGTTGAGCAGCTGCTCAGTGACGCTGCTCTGCAGGACTACACTGCAGCGTTCACACCAGGGAGCAGCGGGAAGACCCAGGATTACGGCACTGGGTTTACACCAGGATTTATTTCCAAATTCCAAGACTACGCTAGTGGATTCACACCTGATCAGACCTGCTCTACTATATCCCCACTTGTAAATCAGCAACACCAAAATGGACTCACTTCTGAATCTGGGGTAAACTGTAGAGAACTAAAAAGTGATAAACACACATCTTTAATCACAGCTAAATCCACAACAAATCGTGAAGACTGCAGTAGTGAAGTCACTCATGCACCAACAGGACCACTAAAGAAAAACTCACCTGTGCCAACCTCAGCAGTGGATGAGCATGCCCGTGTCCAAGCGACACCATCACCTGTTCCAGCACTGAAAGAGCGCTTCATCAACAATACAGCACAG CTGTCTGCCTCAGCCAGTGGACCAGAGAAATTTGGATTTCATCACCAGGATAGGAAAGGGAAGTCCTCCCCTGATCCGCCCAGTTCGACTCGATCCTCACTGAGTCCGACTCCTCGCTCCTCCAGCACACCTGTCAGTCCGAGCAGGAGGCTCAGTAGTCCTGAGAAGATCATCAATCTACAAGAGCAACTGCAGAAGACTCTAATGAGCAGCTATCAG GATCCAGtgaacagaggaagaggacagCAGCCCAGGAGAAGTCTCTCATTTTCAGCTCCTGCAGACCTGAGACCAGCCTCTCAGACAAAGAAGCAGGGCCTCGGTTCCAATATACCACATATCAACTCTCTCCCAGTCTCTGCTGCTGCGAGCCAAGCTAAGCACACTCCAGCAGCAATGACCACAAATAAGTCAACAACACTTTTTAATGCAGTCGCCTCTAGATCTGCTAATGTTGCATTCAGTCCCAACATGTTTACTAACCAACACTTTAAAGCAGATACATCTAAAGCTACAATATCTGCTCTTTCTAGCGCTTCTAACTTTCCTTTTGCCACTATGGCGCCTTGCAAAGCCAAATCCACCTCAAGCAGTCACATTAATGTAACAACATCCCCAAAACTGACACTGAAAACAACTGCTATCCCTGACATATCTGATGCTAAACATACAGCTTCTACTCCTCTAACTCTGAGGACCACTACCTTTGACTCTGGTGTCTTAATATGTTCTGACACTGATCCGAAAACCACTGCCTCAGACACAACTGCCCCTAACATATCAACTTACTCCGAGGCTAATTGTTCGAACATGCTTTCTAAAACGGATGGTGCTGCCCCAGCATTTCATGGACTTGTATTTGCTGCATCCTGCACTCAACCTGCTCATTGTTCTCCTGAGAGATCCAACAAGTCAGCCAGAAAGTCCACTGCTGCTCTAGAAAAGACCAAGACTGCAAGACCCAAACCAG AGGCTCCAGCTGAGGTTCGCTCTGTTGAGGTCATCAAAACAGTGGGCCAGAGCAGCCTCATGATTGGCTGGGAGAGGCCGCCACTCGACGAGCTGGGCTGCAGCAACGGCACATTTGTCTATGGATACAGG GTGTTTGTCGATGGGGACTTCCACAAATCGGTCATGAGCTCAGCGTGCACCAAG TGCATTCTGGAGAATGTCGATCTGAGTGTCCCAGTCCACATCAGTGTCCAAACGCTGGGCTCTAATGGTCTCAGTTCAAACTTTGTCCACACCATGTACAGGACTTCAGTCAGAACAGAACACCACTGCCTCTCTGTGTCCTGA